A portion of the Hoplias malabaricus isolate fHopMal1 chromosome 1, fHopMal1.hap1, whole genome shotgun sequence genome contains these proteins:
- the pkdc gene encoding uncharacterized protein pkdc: protein MKEEYQALILEACSAQSLKIGEKVQTLWSGYGQIVRVYLETCDRPSVIVKHVVFPKTSKQVSEISHMRKVTSYQVEISFYQNYRTDERCRIPECLAARSFGEEMLLVLEDLDAAGFPERRTAFREADVKACLQWLAQFHARFLGVPPKGLWPVGTYWHLDTRPEELQALRDEQLKSSAAEIDSALNSCRFKTILHGDAKLENFCFSADGRVAAVDFQYCGAGCGIKDVVYFLTSVLDERQCERKVPGFLDFYFSELKGAVNPELSFSELEDEWRSLFSFAWTDFYRFLLGWSPGHYKINRYGRRLIQEVLRKLKQDSERVK, encoded by the exons ATGAAGGAGGAATATCAGGCTCTGATTCTAGAAGCTTGTTCGGCTCAGAGTTTAAAGATTGGAGAAAAGGTGCAGACACTGTGGAGCGGTTATGGACAGATTGTTCGAGTTTATTTAGAAACCTGTGATCGTCCATCAGTCATCGTCAAACACGTCGTTTTTCCTAAAACGTCAAAGCAAGTTTCAGAAATCTCACACATGCGCAAAGTGACGTCATACCAG GTGGAGATCAGCTTTTATCAAAACTACAGAACGGACGAGCGCTGTCGTATCCCAGAATGCCTGGCAGCGCGCTCCTTTGGAGAGGAGATGCTGTTGGTTCTGGAGGATCTGGACGCAGCTGGTTTTCCTGAGAGGAGAACAGCCTTCCGTGAGGCGGATGTGAAGGCATGCCTGCAATGGCTAGCTCAGTTCCACGCACGGTTCCTGGGTGTTCCTCCGAAGGGTTTGTGGCCTGTGGGCACATACTGGCACCTGGACACCCGTCCGGAAGAACTGCAGGCCCTGAGGGACGAACAGCTGAAATCATCTGCGGCTGAAATCGACTCCGCCCTGAACAGCTGCAGGTTCAAAACCATTTTACACGGGGACGCCAAACTCGAGAACTTCTGCTTCTCTGCGGACGGCCGAGTGGCGGCCGTGGACTTTCAGTACTGTGGCGCTGGCTGCGGGATCAAAGACGTCGTTTATTTCCTCACCAGCGTCCTGGacgagagacagtgtgagaggaAGGTGCCTGGATTCCTGGACTTTTACTTTTCAGAGCTGAAAGGTGCTGTGAACCCAGAGCTGAGCTTCTCAGAACTGGAGGACGAGTGGAGGAGTCTGTTCTCCTTCGCCTGGACAGACTTTTACCGCTTTCTTCTCGGCTGGAGCCCGGGACATTACAAAATTAACAGATACGGCAGGAGACTCATTCAGGAAGTGCTCAGAAAACTCAAACAGGATTCAGAAAGAGTGAAGTGA